A single window of Enterobacteriaceae bacterium ESL0689 DNA harbors:
- the nudB gene encoding dihydroneopterin triphosphate diphosphatase — protein sequence MTFKRPVSVLVVIYAADTKRVLMLQRRDDPAFWQSVTGSQEAGESARQAAMREVKEEVAIDIASEKLILTDCQRKVEFDIFPQFRHRYAPGVERNTEYWFCLALPHQRQIALTEHLSYRWINAEEAAALTKSWNNRQAIEEFVINVV from the coding sequence ATGACATTTAAGCGCCCGGTCTCTGTGCTGGTGGTGATTTATGCCGCCGATACCAAACGGGTGCTTATGCTGCAACGGCGCGATGATCCTGCTTTCTGGCAATCGGTAACAGGTAGCCAGGAGGCAGGAGAAAGCGCCAGACAAGCCGCGATGCGCGAAGTAAAGGAAGAGGTGGCAATTGATATTGCCAGCGAGAAACTGATCTTAACCGACTGCCAGCGCAAAGTGGAGTTTGATATATTTCCTCAGTTTCGTCATCGCTATGCGCCCGGTGTTGAACGCAATACCGAGTATTGGTTCTGCCTTGCGCTTCCTCACCAGCGGCAAATTGCTCTGACAGAGCATCTGTCATACCGTTGGATTAATGCGGAGGAGGCTGCGGCATTGACCAAATCGTGGAATAACCGACAAGCGATTGAAGAATTTGTAATTAACGTCGTCTGA
- a CDS encoding YebC/PmpR family DNA-binding transcriptional regulator, translating into MAGHSKWANTKHRKAAQDAKRGKIFTKIIRELVTAARLGGGDVASNPRLRAAVDKALSNNMTRDTLNRAIARGVGGDEGANMETIIYEGYGPGGTAVMVECLSDNRNRTVAEVRHAFSKTGGNLGTDGSVAYIFSKKGVISFEAGDEDVIMEAALEAGAEDVIAYDDGAVDVYTAWEEMGAVHDALEAAGLKADNAEVSMIPSTKADMDAETAPKLLRLIDMLEDCDDVQEVYHNGEISDEIAATL; encoded by the coding sequence ATGGCAGGTCATAGTAAATGGGCCAACACTAAACACCGCAAAGCAGCACAGGATGCTAAACGCGGTAAGATTTTTACTAAAATCATTCGTGAGCTGGTGACTGCCGCTCGCCTGGGCGGGGGGGATGTCGCCTCCAACCCCCGTCTGCGTGCTGCAGTGGATAAGGCACTGTCTAATAATATGACCCGTGATACCCTGAATCGTGCGATTGCCCGTGGTGTCGGTGGGGATGAAGGTGCCAATATGGAAACCATCATCTATGAAGGTTATGGCCCAGGGGGGACGGCAGTGATGGTCGAATGTCTAAGCGACAACCGTAACCGCACTGTTGCCGAGGTTCGCCACGCTTTCAGTAAAACCGGGGGCAATCTCGGTACCGATGGTTCCGTAGCCTACATTTTCAGCAAAAAAGGGGTGATCTCTTTTGAAGCGGGAGATGAAGATGTCATTATGGAGGCCGCACTGGAAGCGGGCGCGGAAGATGTTATTGCCTATGATGATGGCGCAGTAGATGTCTATACCGCATGGGAAGAGATGGGCGCGGTACATGATGCACTGGAAGCAGCGGGGCTGAAAGCGGACAACGCAGAAGTTTCGATGATCCCGTCAACCAAAGCAGATATGGATGCAGAAACGGCACCGAAACTGTTACGTCTCATCGATATGCTGGAAGATTGCGACGACGTACAGGAAGTTTACCATAATGGTGAAATATCTGATGAGATCGCCGCTACACTGTGA
- the ruvC gene encoding crossover junction endodeoxyribonuclease RuvC, producing the protein MAIILGIDPGSRITGYGVIRQLGRQLSYLGSGCIRMKVDDLPSRLKQVYAGVTEIITQFQPDYCAIEQVFMAKNASSALKLGQARGVAIVAATNQNLPVFEYAARQVKQTVVGIGSADKSQVQHMVRTLLKLPANPQADAADALAIAITHCHISQNVAQLADKRLNLARGRLR; encoded by the coding sequence ATGGCGATTATTCTCGGGATTGATCCGGGGTCACGCATTACCGGTTATGGTGTTATTCGCCAGCTTGGACGGCAGTTGAGTTATCTTGGCAGCGGCTGCATTCGTATGAAAGTGGATGATTTGCCATCACGCCTGAAACAGGTCTATGCGGGGGTGACGGAAATTATCACCCAATTTCAGCCAGACTATTGTGCAATCGAGCAGGTTTTTATGGCTAAAAATGCCAGTTCTGCGCTCAAACTGGGTCAGGCACGAGGGGTGGCGATTGTGGCGGCAACCAATCAGAACCTGCCGGTTTTTGAGTATGCAGCAAGGCAGGTCAAGCAAACAGTGGTGGGCATCGGTAGCGCCGATAAGAGTCAGGTACAGCATATGGTTCGCACGTTGCTTAAACTCCCTGCCAATCCTCAGGCCGATGCCGCAGATGCGTTGGCTATTGCGATCACGCACTGCCATATCAGCCAGAATGTCGCACAGCTTGCTGATAAACGACTTAATCTGGCGCGTGGACGTCTGCGTTAA
- the ruvA gene encoding Holliday junction branch migration protein RuvA: protein MIGRLRGIILEKQPPLVLLETAGVGYEVYMPMTCFYELPEAGQEATVFTHLVVREDAQLLYGFNNKQERTLFKELIKTNGVGPKLALAILSGMSAQQFVEAVEHEALSALVKLPGIGKKTAERLIVEMKDRFKGLHGDLFTSADQPIPTSLSSGLANDDAEQEAVAALTALGYKPQEASRMISKVVHPGASSETLIRDALRAAL from the coding sequence GTGATAGGCCGACTCAGAGGTATCATTCTCGAAAAGCAACCACCACTGGTATTGCTGGAAACCGCAGGTGTAGGCTATGAAGTTTATATGCCAATGACCTGTTTTTATGAGCTGCCGGAAGCAGGGCAGGAAGCGACTGTTTTCACACATTTAGTGGTGCGTGAAGATGCACAACTGCTCTATGGTTTTAACAATAAACAAGAGCGCACGTTGTTTAAAGAGTTGATTAAAACCAATGGGGTCGGGCCAAAACTGGCGCTGGCGATCCTGTCGGGGATGTCAGCTCAGCAGTTTGTTGAGGCGGTTGAGCATGAAGCGTTGTCAGCACTGGTGAAATTGCCAGGGATTGGTAAAAAAACCGCCGAGCGCCTGATTGTCGAAATGAAAGATCGTTTTAAAGGATTGCATGGTGATTTGTTTACATCGGCAGATCAACCGATACCAACATCATTATCCTCAGGTTTAGCCAATGATGATGCTGAACAGGAAGCTGTGGCTGCGCTGACGGCATTGGGTTATAAACCGCAGGAAGCGAGCCGGATGATAAGCAAAGTTGTTCATCCAGGGGCAAGCAGTGAAACGCTGATTCGTGATGCGTTGCGAGCGGCATTGTGA
- the ruvB gene encoding Holliday junction branch migration DNA helicase RuvB, translated as MIEADRLVSADSVEPEETADRAIRPKWLAEYIGQPQVRSQMEIFIQAAKRRGDALDHLLIFGPPGLGKTTLANIVANEMGVNLRTTSGPVLEKAGDLAAMLTNLEPHDVLFIDEIHRLSPVVEEVLYPAMEDYQLDIMIGEGPAARSIKIDLPPFTLIGATTRAGSLTSPLRDRFGIVQRLEFYQVADLQYIVSRSASFMGLEMSDEGALEVARRARGTPRIANRLLRRVRDFAEVRHDGRISREIAAQALDMLNVDVEGFDYMDRKLLLAVIDKFFGGPVGLDNLAAAIGEERETIEDVLEPYLIQQGFLQRTPRGRMATVRAWEHFGITPPTTP; from the coding sequence ATGATTGAAGCAGACAGGCTGGTATCGGCTGATAGCGTCGAACCGGAAGAAACGGCAGATCGCGCTATTCGTCCTAAATGGCTGGCGGAATACATTGGCCAGCCACAGGTTCGTTCACAAATGGAAATTTTTATCCAGGCGGCGAAACGACGCGGCGATGCACTGGATCATCTGTTGATTTTCGGGCCGCCGGGGCTGGGGAAAACAACGCTGGCGAATATCGTGGCCAATGAAATGGGCGTCAATCTGCGTACCACTTCTGGCCCGGTGCTGGAAAAAGCGGGTGATCTCGCGGCGATGCTGACGAATCTCGAACCGCATGATGTGTTGTTTATTGATGAAATTCATCGTCTTTCACCAGTAGTGGAAGAGGTGCTCTACCCGGCAATGGAAGATTATCAGCTGGATATTATGATTGGTGAAGGGCCGGCGGCTCGATCCATCAAAATTGATCTACCGCCCTTTACGTTGATTGGCGCAACTACGCGCGCGGGTTCGTTAACGTCACCGCTGCGTGATCGTTTTGGTATTGTCCAGCGGCTGGAGTTTTATCAGGTTGCTGATCTGCAATATATCGTTAGTCGTAGCGCCAGTTTTATGGGACTGGAGATGAGCGATGAAGGCGCGCTGGAGGTCGCCCGCCGTGCGAGGGGAACGCCGCGGATTGCGAATCGCTTACTGCGTCGGGTGCGTGATTTCGCAGAAGTACGTCACGATGGACGGATTTCGCGAGAAATCGCGGCGCAGGCGCTGGATATGCTAAATGTTGATGTAGAAGGATTTGATTATATGGATCGCAAGCTGTTACTGGCGGTGATTGACAAATTCTTTGGTGGGCCAGTAGGGCTCGATAATCTGGCTGCGGCTATCGGTGAAGAGCGGGAAACCATCGAGGATGTGCTGGAACCCTATCTGATCCAGCAGGGTTTTTTACAGCGTACACCACGAGGTCGTATGGCGACAGTGCGTGCCTGGGAACACTTTGGTATCACGCCACCAACAACGCCATGA
- the znuB gene encoding zinc ABC transporter permease subunit ZnuB — protein MIEILLPGWLAGVILACAAGPLGSFVVWRRMSYFGDTLAHASLLGVAFGLLLNIDPFYAVIAVTLLLAAGLVWLEKRPHLALDTLLGIMAHSALSLGLVVVSLMANVRIDLMAYLFGDLLAVTPQDLLVITIGVVIVLIIMLWQWRNLLSMTISPDLAFVDGVKLQRVKLLLMLVTALTIGIAMKFVGALIITSLLIIPAATARRFSRTPEQMAAIAVGAGIIAVTGGLAFSACYDTPAGPSVVLCATALFIISMMKKNTA, from the coding sequence ATGATTGAAATACTGTTACCTGGCTGGCTGGCTGGCGTCATACTCGCCTGTGCTGCCGGGCCACTGGGGTCGTTTGTCGTCTGGCGCCGGATGTCCTATTTTGGTGATACTCTGGCACATGCCTCTTTACTGGGTGTCGCTTTCGGTTTATTGCTGAATATCGATCCATTTTATGCCGTGATTGCCGTCACGCTGTTACTTGCCGCTGGCCTGGTATGGCTCGAAAAACGCCCTCACCTGGCGCTGGATACATTACTGGGGATCATGGCACACAGCGCGTTGTCTCTGGGTCTGGTGGTTGTGAGTCTGATGGCCAATGTTCGTATCGACCTGATGGCATATCTGTTTGGTGATCTGCTGGCAGTCACACCACAGGATTTGCTCGTTATTACCATCGGCGTGGTTATTGTACTGATCATCATGCTCTGGCAGTGGCGTAATCTGTTATCGATGACCATCAGTCCGGATCTGGCATTTGTTGATGGTGTAAAACTACAACGTGTGAAATTACTGTTGATGCTGGTCACCGCGCTGACGATTGGTATCGCGATGAAATTTGTTGGTGCGTTGATTATTACTTCGTTGCTGATCATCCCCGCCGCCACCGCACGCCGCTTTTCCCGTACACCAGAGCAAATGGCGGCCATTGCCGTTGGCGCAGGAATAATAGCGGTCACCGGGGGACTGGCCTTCTCCGCATGTTATGACACCCCTGCGGGCCCGTCCGTCGTCCTGTGTGCCACCGCACTGTTTATCATCAGTATGATGAAAAAAAACACCGCCTGA
- the znuC gene encoding zinc ABC transporter ATP-binding protein ZnuC, whose product MTTLVTLENISVVFNHRHILSDISLTLISGEILTLLGPNGAGKSTLVRVVLGLVTPTSGTIKRQHNLRIGYVPQKIYLDATMPLTVSRFLRLRPATRERDILPALQRVQAGHLIDAPMQKLSGGETQRVLLARALLNQPQLLVLDEPTQGVDVNGQVALYDLINQLRQEFHCAVLMVSHDLHLVMAKTDEVLCLNQHICCSGTPEVVSLHPQFISMFGSHGAEQLGFYRHHHNHRHHHRQEQEICNQGTRDHD is encoded by the coding sequence ATGACAACGCTGGTCACACTGGAAAATATTTCTGTCGTCTTTAACCACCGACATATCCTGTCCGATATTTCGCTGACGCTTATATCTGGCGAAATCCTGACCTTACTGGGCCCTAATGGCGCAGGTAAATCAACCCTGGTGCGTGTCGTGCTGGGTCTGGTGACACCGACTAGCGGTACGATTAAGCGCCAGCACAATCTGCGCATTGGCTACGTTCCACAAAAAATCTACCTCGACGCTACCATGCCATTAACCGTCAGTCGTTTTTTACGCCTGCGCCCGGCGACCCGGGAACGAGATATTTTACCCGCCCTGCAACGGGTACAGGCCGGGCATCTGATCGATGCACCAATGCAGAAGCTCTCCGGCGGGGAAACTCAGCGAGTCCTGCTCGCCCGTGCGCTGCTCAATCAACCACAATTGCTGGTGCTGGATGAGCCCACTCAAGGGGTCGATGTTAACGGCCAGGTGGCACTGTACGACCTGATTAATCAACTCCGCCAGGAGTTTCACTGTGCGGTATTAATGGTTTCTCATGACCTGCATCTGGTGATGGCAAAAACCGATGAAGTGCTGTGTCTGAACCAACATATCTGCTGCTCGGGTACGCCAGAGGTGGTCTCCTTGCACCCGCAATTCATCTCTATGTTTGGTTCTCACGGCGCTGAACAGTTAGGTTTCTATCGACATCACCATAATCATCGCCATCACCATCGACAAGAACAAGAAATCTGCAACCAGGGAACCCGCGATCATGATTGA
- the znuA gene encoding zinc ABC transporter substrate-binding protein ZnuA, giving the protein MLHKKTLLCAGLGAFLLFSQSGLAHAAVVTSIKPLGFIASAITNGITETQVLLPDGTSEHDYALRPSDIKRLQNAELVVWVGPEMEAFMAKPMQRIAADRKVTIAELEGVKPLLIKGEEDGDDDHHSSAKNHDHNHDHGIYNMHLWLSPEIAQLSAVAIHDKLLELMPQNRSLLDANLKQFEANLSATNTQIEKELAPLKGKKYFVFHDAYGYFEKHYGLTPPGYFTINPEIQPGAQRLHEIRTQLVEQKAVCVFAEPQFRPTVIEAVARGTAVRMGTLDPLGIKIKLGKESYMQFLQQLAKQYSDCLKEN; this is encoded by the coding sequence ATGTTACATAAAAAAACGCTTCTTTGCGCAGGATTAGGTGCTTTTCTTTTATTCAGCCAAAGCGGGCTGGCTCATGCCGCTGTTGTCACGTCAATAAAGCCCCTTGGGTTTATTGCTTCCGCGATCACCAATGGCATCACCGAGACCCAGGTTCTGCTGCCAGATGGTACTTCAGAGCATGATTATGCATTACGTCCTTCCGATATAAAACGCTTACAGAACGCAGAGTTAGTTGTATGGGTTGGTCCGGAAATGGAGGCGTTTATGGCTAAGCCGATGCAGCGCATTGCTGCAGACAGAAAAGTCACGATTGCCGAACTGGAGGGGGTAAAACCTTTACTCATAAAAGGGGAAGAGGACGGTGATGACGATCATCATTCCAGCGCTAAAAATCATGATCACAATCATGATCATGGCATCTACAATATGCATTTATGGCTATCACCGGAAATAGCACAGCTTTCAGCAGTTGCAATTCATGATAAATTGTTGGAACTTATGCCGCAGAATCGATCTTTGCTTGATGCAAATCTGAAACAGTTTGAGGCAAATTTATCTGCCACTAATACGCAGATCGAAAAAGAGCTGGCACCGCTGAAAGGGAAAAAATATTTCGTGTTTCATGATGCTTATGGCTATTTTGAGAAACACTATGGCTTGACGCCACCGGGATACTTCACGATCAACCCGGAAATACAGCCGGGTGCGCAGCGGTTACATGAAATCAGAACACAACTGGTTGAGCAAAAAGCAGTCTGCGTTTTTGCTGAACCACAATTCAGGCCAACGGTTATTGAAGCTGTTGCCCGGGGTACTGCTGTGCGTATGGGAACGCTGGACCCTCTTGGAATAAAAATCAAGCTGGGTAAAGAGAGTTATATGCAGTTCCTGCAGCAACTGGCGAAACAGTATTCAGATTGCCTGAAAGAAAATTAA
- the mepM gene encoding murein DD-endopeptidase MepM gives MQQIARAVTQAFNNLPRPHRIMLGSLSVLTIAVASWRPYIYYPESISVAGISAISPESTELHTLLPEASEPIDETPQEEEAIPQDELDEKAESDVNSYEYVVSTGDTLSSILSQYGIDMSDISRLSSTDKALYNLKIGQQLSWTLTAEGNLQRLTWEVSRRETRTYDRIANGFKMSSELLKGEWVNSVLKGVVDGSFVASARAAGLTSSEVSSVIKAMQWQMDFRKLRKGDQFSVLMSSEMLDGKREQSQLLGVRLQSEGKDYYAFRAEDGKFYDHNGVGLAKGFMRFPTARQYRVSSHFNPRRLNPVTGRIAPHRGVDFSMPPGTPVLAVGDGEVVVAKRSGAAGNYIALRHGRSYTTRYMHLNQLLVKPGQKVKRGDRIALSGNTGRSTGPHLHYEVWINQQAVNPLTAKLPRTEGLSGADRSSYLVQVKEMLPQLQFD, from the coding sequence GTGCAACAGATAGCTCGCGCTGTCACACAGGCCTTTAATAATTTACCACGACCCCACCGTATTATGCTGGGGTCACTGAGCGTACTGACCATCGCGGTCGCCTCCTGGCGTCCCTATATTTACTATCCGGAATCAATATCTGTCGCGGGTATCAGCGCTATTTCACCAGAAAGTACAGAACTGCATACGCTGTTACCGGAGGCTTCCGAACCGATTGATGAAACACCGCAGGAAGAAGAGGCGATTCCCCAGGATGAACTGGATGAGAAAGCGGAAAGTGACGTAAACAGTTATGAGTATGTCGTGTCTACCGGGGATACGCTAAGTAGTATCCTGAGCCAGTATGGTATTGATATGAGCGATATCTCCCGGCTCTCTTCGACTGATAAGGCATTGTATAATCTGAAAATAGGTCAACAGCTATCCTGGACACTCACCGCAGAAGGTAATTTACAACGCCTCACCTGGGAAGTGTCACGCCGTGAAACCCGCACTTATGATCGTATCGCGAATGGCTTTAAGATGAGTAGCGAACTGTTAAAAGGGGAGTGGGTAAATAGTGTATTGAAAGGGGTTGTCGATGGTAGTTTTGTCGCGAGTGCACGGGCAGCGGGTCTCACCAGCAGCGAAGTGAGTTCAGTGATCAAAGCAATGCAATGGCAGATGGATTTTCGCAAACTGCGCAAAGGTGACCAATTCTCTGTATTGATGTCAAGTGAAATGCTGGATGGTAAGCGCGAGCAAAGCCAGTTATTGGGGGTTCGGCTACAGTCGGAGGGCAAGGATTACTATGCATTCCGTGCTGAAGATGGAAAATTTTATGACCACAACGGTGTTGGGTTAGCAAAAGGATTTATGCGTTTTCCGACAGCACGCCAGTATCGCGTTTCATCACATTTTAATCCGCGTCGCCTGAACCCAGTGACGGGACGTATTGCACCGCATCGCGGCGTTGATTTCTCTATGCCACCAGGAACGCCAGTGCTGGCTGTCGGTGATGGTGAAGTCGTCGTTGCCAAACGCAGTGGTGCGGCGGGAAATTATATTGCTCTTCGTCATGGTCGCAGCTACACCACGCGCTATATGCATTTGAATCAGTTGCTGGTGAAACCAGGACAGAAAGTGAAACGCGGTGATCGTATTGCGCTTTCTGGTAATACAGGTCGCTCGACCGGGCCCCATCTGCATTATGAGGTCTGGATCAATCAGCAGGCGGTTAATCCGCTGACAGCGAAGTTACCACGCACGGAAGGACTCAGTGGTGCTGATCGTAGCAGTTATCTGGTACAGGTGAAAGAAATGCTCCCGCAGTTACAATTTGATTAG
- the lpxM gene encoding lauroyl-Kdo(2)-lipid IV(A) myristoyltransferase (LpxM is lauroyl-Kdo(2)-lipid IV(A) myristoyltransferase, an enzyme characterized in Escherichia coli and involved in biosynthesis of the form of lipid A found in that species and some closely related species.), giving the protein METKKNNPEYIPEFKKSFLHPRYWGSWLGVLAFAACALTPPAFRDPLLGKLGRLVGRVAKSARRRAQINLLYCFPEKSEQEREAIIDDMYTSAPQSMAMMAELGLRDPQRVLSRVDWQGKEIIDAMRRNNEKVIFLVPHGWGVDIPAMLMASGGQKMAAMFHNQGNPVFDYVWNTVRRRFGGRMHARNDGIKPFIQSVRQGYWGYYLPDQDHGAEHSEFVDFFATYKATLPAIGRLMKVCHARVVPLFPVYNGKTHRLTVLVRPPMDDLQTADDHTIARRMNEEVEIFVKPHSEQYTWILKLLKTRKPGEIEPYRRKELFSGKK; this is encoded by the coding sequence ATGGAAACAAAAAAGAACAATCCTGAATATATCCCGGAATTTAAAAAGTCTTTTTTACACCCTCGCTACTGGGGGTCATGGCTGGGGGTGCTGGCTTTTGCTGCATGTGCGCTGACTCCTCCTGCCTTTCGCGATCCGCTGCTCGGTAAACTGGGACGTCTGGTGGGCAGAGTAGCAAAAAGTGCGCGTCGCCGGGCACAAATCAATTTGTTGTATTGTTTCCCGGAAAAGAGCGAGCAGGAGCGGGAGGCGATTATTGATGACATGTATACCTCTGCACCGCAATCAATGGCCATGATGGCTGAACTTGGCTTGCGTGATCCACAGCGCGTCCTTTCTCGTGTCGACTGGCAGGGTAAAGAGATCATTGACGCGATGCGACGCAATAATGAAAAAGTGATTTTCCTGGTGCCACATGGCTGGGGAGTTGATATTCCAGCGATGCTGATGGCGTCTGGCGGCCAGAAAATGGCGGCGATGTTTCATAATCAGGGAAATCCCGTTTTTGATTATGTCTGGAATACCGTCAGACGCCGTTTTGGCGGGCGTATGCACGCGCGTAATGATGGTATCAAGCCTTTTATCCAGTCAGTGCGCCAGGGGTACTGGGGCTATTATCTGCCTGATCAGGATCATGGCGCAGAGCACAGCGAATTTGTTGATTTTTTCGCGACTTATAAAGCAACATTACCGGCGATTGGTCGTCTGATGAAAGTTTGTCATGCCCGTGTGGTGCCATTGTTCCCGGTTTATAACGGTAAAACGCATCGCCTGACGGTGCTGGTACGCCCTCCGATGGATGATTTGCAGACCGCCGATGATCACACCATTGCGCGGCGAATGAATGAAGAGGTCGAGATTTTCGTCAAACCGCACAGCGAACAATACACCTGGATACTCAAACTGCTGAAGACGCGCAAACCCGGTGAAATCGAGCCTTATCGACGTAAAGAGCTCTTTAGCGGAAAAAAATAA
- the pyk gene encoding pyruvate kinase produces the protein MSSRLRRTKIVTTLGPATDRDNNLEKVVVAGANVVRMNFSHGSAEDHQARASKVRQIAAKLGRHVAILADLQGPKIRISTFREGKIFLNTGDKFLLDVGLAEDEGDSGKVGVDYKNLPADVVAGDILLLDDGRVRLKVDEVQGLKIFTEVITGGPLSNNKGINKQGGRLSARALTEKDIADIAIAAKIGVDYLAVSFPRCGEDLRYARRLAREAGCDAQIVAKVERAEAVRDQQAMDDVIMASDVVMVARGDLGVDIGDPELAGIQKTLIRRTRQLNRAVITATQMMESMITNPMPTRAEVMDVANAVLDGTDAVMLSAETAAGQYPSETVAAMAEVCLGTEKMPNLNVSRHRLDVQFDNVEETIAMSAMYAANHLKGVTAIITMTESGRTPLFTSRISSGLPVFALSRHERTLNLTAMYRGVTPVYFDSHNSGIAAAHDAITLLRDKGYLACGDLVIITEGDMMSIVGSTNTTRILRVE, from the coding sequence ATGTCCAGCAGATTGCGCAGAACCAAAATCGTGACAACCTTAGGTCCGGCGACCGATCGCGATAATAATCTTGAAAAAGTGGTTGTTGCCGGTGCTAATGTCGTACGAATGAATTTTTCTCACGGTAGCGCAGAAGATCATCAAGCCCGCGCCAGTAAAGTCCGGCAAATTGCCGCAAAACTGGGACGCCATGTTGCTATTCTTGCCGATTTACAGGGCCCTAAAATTCGCATATCAACGTTCAGGGAAGGAAAAATTTTCCTCAATACCGGTGATAAATTTTTGCTCGATGTTGGCCTGGCAGAGGATGAAGGCGATAGCGGAAAAGTCGGTGTTGATTATAAGAATTTACCCGCTGACGTGGTTGCTGGCGATATCCTGTTGCTGGATGATGGCCGCGTGCGGTTGAAAGTTGACGAGGTGCAGGGACTGAAGATCTTTACCGAGGTCATTACTGGCGGGCCGTTATCTAATAATAAAGGCATCAATAAACAGGGAGGGAGGCTGTCCGCCCGCGCACTGACAGAAAAAGATATCGCCGATATCGCTATCGCGGCCAAAATTGGTGTTGATTATCTGGCCGTCTCTTTTCCACGCTGTGGCGAAGATCTGCGCTATGCGCGTCGTCTCGCTCGTGAAGCCGGTTGTGACGCGCAGATTGTCGCAAAAGTAGAACGCGCGGAAGCGGTTCGCGATCAGCAGGCAATGGATGATGTGATTATGGCCTCTGATGTGGTCATGGTCGCACGTGGTGATCTCGGTGTGGATATCGGCGATCCGGAACTGGCTGGTATCCAGAAAACATTGATTCGTCGCACCCGTCAGCTAAACCGTGCAGTGATCACTGCGACACAAATGATGGAGTCGATGATCACGAATCCTATGCCAACCCGTGCAGAAGTGATGGATGTTGCTAACGCCGTTCTTGATGGGACTGACGCGGTTATGCTGTCAGCAGAAACAGCAGCTGGTCAGTATCCATCAGAAACCGTGGCCGCGATGGCTGAGGTCTGTCTGGGGACAGAAAAAATGCCGAACCTGAATGTTTCCCGACATCGTCTCGATGTCCAGTTTGATAATGTTGAAGAAACTATCGCGATGTCGGCCATGTATGCCGCCAATCATCTGAAGGGCGTGACCGCCATCATTACCATGACGGAATCCGGTCGCACTCCCCTGTTCACCTCGCGCATCAGTTCTGGTCTGCCTGTTTTTGCCCTCTCCCGTCATGAGCGTACACTGAACCTGACTGCCATGTACCGTGGTGTGACGCCGGTCTATTTCGATAGCCATAATAGTGGAATTGCTGCCGCCCATGATGCAATAACGCTGCTCCGTGATAAAGGTTATCTGGCCTGCGGTGACCTCGTTATCATCACCGAAGGCGATATGATGAGTATCGTCGGTAGCACGAATACCACCCGCATTTTGCGGGTCGAATAA